From a region of the Acinetobacter larvae genome:
- a CDS encoding integrase core domain-containing protein, translated as MKNSGLKSTKGDNYLDIYRPSSGFESLDQARVWVDGFIHWYNEEHRHSGISYVTPSQRHKGEDIGLLAQRSEVYRIAREAKPERWSKQIRNWHRKDVVMLNPERLKIAA; from the coding sequence ATTAAAAATAGCGGCTTAAAATCAACAAAGGGTGACAACTACCTTGACATTTACCGGCCATCATCAGGCTTTGAAAGTTTAGATCAAGCCCGAGTTTGGGTTGACGGTTTTATTCACTGGTATAACGAAGAACATCGTCATAGTGGTATTAGTTATGTTACGCCATCACAACGGCATAAAGGTGAGGATATTGGGTTATTAGCGCAACGGTCTGAAGTATATCGTATAGCGCGAGAAGCAAAACCAGAACGCTGGTCAAAGCAGATTAGAAACTGGCACAGAAAAGATGTTGTTATGCTTAATCCTGAGCGATTAAAAATAGCGGCTTAA
- the atpD gene encoding F0F1 ATP synthase subunit beta translates to MSSGRIIQIIGAVIDVEFERTSVPKIYDALQVDGTETTLEVQQQLGDGVVRTIAMGSTEGLKRGLNVTNTGAPISVPVGTATLGRIMDVLGRPIDEAGPVATEERLPIHRQAPSYADQAASTDLLETGIKVIDLLCPFAKGGKVGLFGGAGVGKTVNMMELINNIAKAHSGLSVFAGVGERTREGNDFYHEMKDSNVLDKVAMVYGQMNEPPGNRLRVALTGLTMAEYFRDEKDENGKGRDVLLFVDNIYRYTLAGTEVSALLGRMPSAVGYQPTLAEEMGVLQERITSTKTGSITSIQAVYVPADDLTDPSPATTFAHLDATVVLSRDIASSGIYPAIDPLDSTSRQLDPLVVGTEHYEIARAVQNVLQRYKELKDIIAILGMDELAEEDKLVVYRARKIQRFFSQPFHVAEVFTGAPGKLVPLKETIRGFKGILAGEYDHLPEQAFYMVGGIDEVIAKAEKL, encoded by the coding sequence ATGAGTAGCGGTCGTATCATTCAGATCATCGGCGCGGTTATCGACGTCGAGTTTGAACGCACTAGCGTTCCTAAGATCTATGACGCTCTCCAAGTTGACGGAACTGAAACCACTTTAGAAGTTCAGCAACAACTTGGTGATGGCGTAGTTCGTACCATCGCGATGGGTTCTACAGAAGGCCTTAAACGTGGTTTGAACGTGACCAACACAGGTGCACCAATTTCTGTACCTGTCGGTACGGCAACACTAGGTCGTATCATGGACGTTCTTGGACGCCCAATCGATGAAGCGGGTCCAGTTGCAACTGAAGAGCGTTTGCCAATTCACCGTCAAGCACCTTCTTATGCAGACCAAGCAGCTTCGACTGACCTACTCGAAACTGGTATTAAAGTCATCGACTTACTTTGCCCGTTTGCGAAAGGTGGTAAAGTTGGTTTGTTCGGTGGTGCCGGTGTTGGTAAAACCGTAAACATGATGGAACTCATCAACAACATCGCAAAAGCACACTCAGGTTTGTCTGTGTTTGCTGGTGTGGGTGAGCGTACCCGTGAAGGGAACGACTTCTATCACGAAATGAAAGATTCTAACGTTCTAGACAAAGTAGCAATGGTCTACGGTCAGATGAACGAGCCACCAGGTAACCGTCTACGTGTAGCCTTGACTGGTTTGACCATGGCTGAATATTTCCGTGATGAAAAAGATGAAAATGGTAAAGGTCGTGACGTACTCTTGTTCGTTGACAACATCTACCGTTATACCTTGGCCGGTACTGAAGTATCAGCACTTCTTGGTCGTATGCCATCTGCAGTAGGTTATCAACCAACACTTGCAGAAGAAATGGGTGTACTTCAAGAACGTATTACCTCTACCAAAACAGGTTCAATCACTTCAATCCAAGCGGTATACGTACCTGCGGATGACTTGACTGACCCTTCACCTGCGACTACTTTTGCGCATTTAGATGCAACAGTGGTATTGAGCCGTGACATCGCATCTTCTGGTATTTATCCAGCGATCGATCCACTGGACTCAACTTCACGTCAGCTTGATCCGCTTGTGGTGGGTACAGAGCATTACGAAATTGCGCGTGCTGTACAAAACGTCCTACAACGCTATAAAGAGTTGAAAGACATCATCGCAATCTTGGGTATGGATGAATTGGCAGAAGAAGATAAATTGGTGGTTTACCGTGCGCGTAAAATCCAACGTTTCTTCTCTCAACCCTTCCACGTTGCTGAAGTATTTACCGGTGCGCCTGGTAAATTGGTACCGCTTAAAGAAACTATTCGTGGCTTTAAAGGTATTTTAGCTGGTGAATACGATCACCTTCCTGAACAAGCGTTCTATATGGTTGGTGGTATTGACGAAGTGATTGCTAAGGCTGAGAAACTTTAA
- a CDS encoding AEC family transporter, which yields MFLIVMPIFLVILVGYVYGRLKPDSGEADKLINDYVLYIALPALLFIAVARADIADLKQWGFVMSTLIGIVASYVIATMFAKSMKIGLPQSSIFSMGACYGTTGYMGVPILISIYGEQATLPAALATILHNIPAIMAVIISWGVFSNRTTKNQISLFRSVITAALTTVKNPLTISVLAGLAFVLFDIRVPIFIESFASFLGNAAGPTALFALGLGLSRLNVRKHLNVTAGRIVIPMIALKLFAQPAITFAVATYVFGMSQGVWLAVAVVMAAQPIGAGVYVFAKKYNYLQDIISLSIIVSLPLALVTIPLVLNLF from the coding sequence ATGTTCTTGATCGTAATGCCAATATTTCTCGTCATCCTCGTTGGCTATGTCTATGGAAGACTGAAACCTGACAGCGGTGAAGCGGACAAGCTGATCAACGACTATGTTCTCTATATCGCGCTACCAGCCTTGCTATTCATTGCTGTTGCTCGTGCTGACATAGCAGACCTCAAACAGTGGGGATTCGTCATGTCTACCCTCATCGGAATCGTGGCGTCATATGTCATTGCCACAATGTTTGCTAAAAGCATGAAGATCGGGCTACCACAATCCTCTATATTCAGCATGGGGGCATGCTACGGAACGACAGGCTATATGGGGGTACCAATTTTGATTTCAATTTATGGTGAGCAAGCAACATTACCGGCTGCCTTGGCAACGATTTTGCACAACATACCCGCCATCATGGCCGTCATCATCAGTTGGGGTGTGTTTTCAAATCGAACGACTAAAAACCAAATATCACTATTTCGTAGTGTGATAACTGCTGCATTGACTACGGTAAAAAATCCCCTAACAATCTCTGTTCTAGCGGGGCTCGCCTTTGTGCTATTCGACATCCGTGTACCGATTTTCATTGAGTCCTTTGCAAGTTTCCTTGGTAACGCAGCAGGTCCAACGGCACTCTTCGCACTGGGCTTAGGACTGTCCCGTCTCAACGTCAGGAAACATTTGAATGTAACGGCTGGCAGAATAGTCATCCCTATGATCGCATTGAAGTTATTCGCACAGCCCGCAATAACCTTTGCAGTAGCAACCTATGTCTTTGGCATGAGTCAAGGCGTTTGGCTAGCAGTGGCGGTAGTAATGGCAGCACAACCCATCGGTGCAGGGGTATATGTCTTCGCCAAAAAGTACAACTACCTTCAAGATATCATTTCGCTCTCCATCATCGTCTCGCTGCCACTTGCCCTAGTGACCATTCCGCTAGTACTGAATCTATTTTAA
- the atpA gene encoding F0F1 ATP synthase subunit alpha, with protein sequence MQQLNPSEISALIKQRIGDLDTSATAKNEGTIVMVSDGIVRIHGLADAMYGEMIEFDGGLYGMALNLEQDSVGAVVLGNYLSLQEGQKARCTGRVLEVPVGPELLGRVVDALGNPIDGKGPIDAKLTDAVEKVAPGVIWRQSVDQPVQTGYKSVDTMIPIGRGQRELIIGDRQTGKTAMAIDAIIAQKNSGIKCVYVAIGQKQSTIANVVRKLEETGALAYTTVVAAAAADPAAMQYLAPYSGCTMGEYFRDRGEDALIIYDDLSKQAVAYRQISLLLRRPPGREAYPGDVFYLHSRLLERASRVSADYVEKFTKGEVTGKTGSLTALPIIETQAGDVSAFVPTNVISITDGQIFLETSLFNAGIRPAVNAGISVSRVGGSAQTKIIKKLSGGIRTALAQYRELAAFAQFASDLDEATRKQLEHGQRVTELMKQKQYAPYSIADQAVSVYASNEGYMTDVDVKKIVDFDAALISYFRSEHAELMQKIDETGNYDKDIEAAIKAGIESFKATQTY encoded by the coding sequence ATGCAACAACTGAATCCATCCGAGATCAGTGCGCTCATTAAACAGCGAATCGGCGATCTGGACACCAGCGCGACCGCTAAAAACGAAGGGACCATTGTAATGGTTTCCGACGGTATTGTGCGCATTCACGGTCTTGCAGATGCAATGTACGGTGAGATGATCGAATTCGACGGCGGCTTATATGGTATGGCACTGAACCTAGAACAGGATTCAGTGGGTGCCGTCGTTTTAGGTAACTACTTAAGCCTTCAAGAAGGCCAAAAAGCGCGTTGCACAGGTCGTGTATTAGAAGTTCCGGTTGGTCCAGAACTTTTAGGCCGTGTGGTCGATGCTCTTGGTAATCCAATTGATGGTAAAGGTCCAATCGATGCAAAATTGACAGATGCTGTTGAAAAAGTAGCACCTGGCGTAATTTGGCGTCAATCTGTAGACCAACCTGTACAAACTGGTTATAAATCAGTAGATACAATGATTCCTATCGGTCGTGGTCAACGTGAGCTTATCATTGGTGACCGCCAAACTGGTAAAACTGCAATGGCCATCGATGCCATCATTGCACAGAAAAATTCTGGTATTAAGTGTGTCTATGTTGCGATCGGTCAAAAACAATCGACCATTGCCAACGTGGTACGTAAACTAGAAGAAACTGGCGCATTGGCATATACCACTGTTGTCGCAGCGGCGGCTGCAGATCCTGCAGCGATGCAGTATCTTGCACCATACTCTGGTTGTACAATGGGTGAGTATTTCCGTGACCGCGGTGAAGATGCATTAATCATTTATGATGATTTGTCTAAGCAAGCTGTTGCTTATCGTCAAATTTCATTGCTCCTTCGTCGTCCACCAGGTCGTGAAGCGTACCCAGGTGACGTATTCTATCTTCACTCTCGTCTACTTGAACGTGCTTCGCGCGTATCTGCAGACTATGTAGAGAAATTCACCAAGGGTGAAGTGACTGGCAAAACAGGTTCTTTAACTGCTTTACCGATCATTGAAACTCAAGCGGGTGACGTCTCTGCATTCGTACCAACCAACGTAATTTCGATTACTGACGGTCAGATCTTCTTAGAAACTTCTTTATTCAACGCGGGTATTCGTCCTGCGGTGAACGCGGGTATTTCGGTATCGCGTGTTGGTGGTTCTGCACAAACGAAGATCATCAAAAAATTGTCAGGTGGTATCCGTACCGCGCTTGCACAATACCGTGAATTGGCAGCATTTGCTCAGTTTGCTTCTGATCTTGATGAAGCAACACGTAAGCAACTTGAGCATGGTCAACGCGTTACTGAGTTAATGAAGCAAAAACAATATGCGCCTTACTCAATTGCTGACCAAGCTGTTTCAGTTTATGCATCGAACGAAGGTTATATGACTGACGTTGACGTGAAGAAAATTGTAGATTTTGATGCTGCACTCATTTCTTACTTCCGTTCAGAGCATGCTGAATTGATGCAAAAAATCGATGAAACTGGTAACTATGACAAAGACATCGAAGCTGCAATCAAAGCAGGTATTGAGAGCTTTAAAGCGACTCAAACTTACTAA
- the atpG gene encoding F0F1 ATP synthase subunit gamma, producing MANLKEIRAKVASIKSTQKITRAMQMVAASKMRRAQERMAQGRPYAENMHRVIAHLVQANPEYKHRYMVERPVKRVGYIIVSSDRGLAGGLNINLFKKVAKHVQQQQEQSIEVQFALIGQKAVSFFKNYGGKVLGVTTHIGDTPSLEQLSGSVQIMLDAFDKGEIDRIYLVSNGFVNAMTQNQKVEQLVPLAAAAEEMDLNRTYGWDYLYEPEAETLLNGLLVRYIESMVYQGVIENIACEQSARMVAMKAATDNAGELIKSLQLIYNKLRQAAITQEISEIVGGAAAV from the coding sequence ATGGCAAATTTAAAAGAAATTCGCGCCAAAGTAGCTAGTATCAAAAGCACGCAGAAAATTACGCGTGCGATGCAGATGGTAGCTGCTTCGAAGATGCGTCGTGCGCAAGAGCGCATGGCTCAAGGCCGTCCGTATGCCGAAAATATGCACCGTGTTATTGCTCACTTAGTCCAAGCAAATCCAGAATATAAACATCGTTATATGGTGGAACGTCCGGTAAAACGTGTGGGTTATATCATCGTTTCTTCGGATCGTGGATTGGCTGGTGGCTTAAACATTAACTTGTTTAAAAAAGTTGCCAAGCATGTGCAACAGCAACAAGAGCAATCAATTGAAGTTCAATTTGCTTTAATTGGGCAAAAAGCGGTTTCGTTTTTTAAAAACTACGGCGGTAAAGTGCTCGGTGTAACGACGCATATAGGCGATACACCAAGTTTGGAACAGTTATCTGGTTCAGTACAAATCATGTTAGATGCATTCGATAAAGGCGAGATTGATCGCATTTATTTGGTATCTAATGGTTTTGTCAATGCCATGACTCAAAACCAAAAAGTAGAACAACTCGTTCCTTTGGCAGCTGCTGCTGAAGAAATGGACCTCAACCGTACCTATGGTTGGGATTACCTCTATGAACCTGAAGCTGAGACACTGCTGAATGGTCTATTGGTACGCTACATTGAGTCTATGGTATACCAAGGTGTAATTGAAAATATTGCTTGTGAACAGTCTGCACGTATGGTGGCGATGAAAGCTGCTACAGACAACGCAGGTGAATTGATCAAGAGCCTACAACTCATTTATAACAAGCTGCGTCAAGCCGCGATTACTCAGGAAATCTCTGAGATCGTTGGTGGTGCCGCTGCCGTTTAA
- a CDS encoding IS3 family transposase (programmed frameshift), whose translation MKHISSERKTSVLAKLLPPYNMTVAAVAQMEGISESTLYNWRQQAKAKGIPVPGTNITTEQWPVEARFAVIVETATMSEAEIAEYCRKKGLYPSQLIEWKSNFLDIPEKVSKNELKKVKSENAKLKRELIRKEKALAEAAAILVLRKKPQRLLRGSRRGQLTSIDHRQLIILWIGEAVTAGARLKIALKEVNLSLRTWRRWQKSSEDRRTTVIRPTPVNRLSIEEEQQILEICHQPRYAELPPSQIVPRLADQGIYIASESTFYRVLRRHGEIHHRGRQHKPRNIKPPTTFKAHTSCQVWSWDITWLPSKVRGRWYYLYLIEDIFSRKITGAEVHEVESGELAAELVHRTVLREQCYRQPLILHADNGAAMKSQTLQVKLTDLNISPSHSRPRVSNDNAYVESLFKTLKYVPYWPSSGFESLDQARVWVDGFIHWYNEEHRHSGISYVTPSQRHKGEDIGLLAQRSEVYRIAREAKPERWSKQIRNWHRKDVVMLNPERLKIAA comes from the exons ATGAAACATATTTCATCTGAACGAAAAACGAGTGTCTTAGCTAAATTATTACCACCTTACAATATGACTGTAGCAGCTGTTGCTCAAATGGAAGGTATTTCTGAATCAACCCTTTATAATTGGCGACAACAAGCTAAAGCCAAAGGAATTCCTGTGCCAGGTACGAATATTACAACTGAACAATGGCCTGTCGAGGCTCGATTTGCTGTGATCGTTGAAACTGCAACCATGAGTGAAGCTGAAATTGCTGAATACTGTCGTAAAAAAGGACTTTATCCTTCTCAACTCATCGAATGGAAAAGTAATTTCTTAGACATACCTGAAAAAGTCAGTAAAAATGAGCTTAAAAAAGTGAAAAGTGAAAATGCAAAATTAAAAAGAGAACTGATTCGTAAAGAAAAAGCACTAGCTGAGGCGGCAGCGATTCTGGTTCTTCGAAAAAAGC CTCAACGATTATTACGGGGAAGTCGACGAGGACAATTAACGAGTATTGATCATCGCCAGCTAATTATTTTATGGATTGGTGAAGCAGTAACAGCAGGTGCGCGCTTAAAAATAGCCCTTAAAGAGGTTAATTTAAGTTTACGGACTTGGCGTAGATGGCAGAAATCGAGTGAAGATCGTAGAACGACTGTTATCCGCCCAACACCAGTCAACCGATTGAGTATTGAAGAAGAACAACAGATATTAGAGATCTGTCATCAGCCTCGATATGCTGAGCTTCCACCTTCTCAAATTGTTCCAAGGCTTGCAGATCAAGGCATTTACATCGCCAGTGAGTCTACATTTTATAGAGTGCTTCGACGCCATGGGGAGATTCATCACCGAGGACGACAGCACAAACCAAGGAACATAAAACCACCGACAACTTTCAAAGCCCACACCTCATGTCAGGTGTGGAGTTGGGATATTACTTGGCTCCCCTCAAAGGTCCGTGGTCGTTGGTATTACTTGTATCTGATTGAAGATATATTTAGTCGCAAGATTACTGGAGCTGAAGTACATGAAGTTGAGAGTGGTGAGCTTGCGGCTGAACTCGTTCATCGTACGGTACTGCGTGAGCAATGCTATCGCCAACCATTAATACTGCATGCAGATAATGGGGCTGCAATGAAATCTCAAACTTTACAGGTGAAGTTAACGGATTTAAATATCTCGCCTTCACACAGTAGACCGCGGGTGAGTAATGACAATGCCTATGTTGAGTCATTATTTAAGACCTTGAAATACGTACCTTATTGGCCATCGTCAGGCTTTGAAAGTTTAGATCAAGCCCGAGTTTGGGTTGACGGTTTTATTCACTGGTATAACGAAGAACATCGTCATAGTGGTATTAGTTATGTTACGCCATCACAACGGCATAAAGGTGAGGATATTGGGTTATTAGCGCAACGGTCTGAAGTATATCGTATAGCGCGAGAAGCAAAACCAGAACGCTGGTCAAAGCAGATTAGAAACTGGCACAGAAAAGATGTTGTTATGCTTAATCCTGAGCGATTAAAAATAGCGGCTTAA
- a CDS encoding F0F1 ATP synthase subunit B codes for MNINLTLIGQAIAFAIFVAFCMKFVWPPLINAISERQRRIADGLNAAEKAKSDLADAQAQVKQEIDAAKAQAAQLIEQANRRAAQLVEEARTQAAAEGERIRQQAKEAVDQEINTAREELRQQVAALAVAGAEKILDQQVDAEAHNAMLNQLAAKL; via the coding sequence ATGAATATCAACCTCACATTGATTGGCCAAGCGATTGCGTTTGCGATATTCGTCGCATTCTGCATGAAGTTTGTATGGCCACCACTAATCAATGCGATTAGTGAGCGTCAGCGTCGTATCGCTGATGGCTTGAATGCTGCTGAGAAAGCCAAATCTGACCTTGCCGATGCGCAAGCACAAGTGAAGCAAGAAATCGATGCAGCGAAAGCACAAGCGGCTCAATTGATTGAACAAGCGAACCGCCGTGCAGCACAATTGGTAGAAGAAGCGCGTACCCAAGCAGCAGCTGAAGGTGAGCGTATTCGTCAACAAGCGAAAGAAGCTGTTGATCAAGAAATCAATACTGCTCGCGAAGAATTACGTCAACAAGTCGCTGCGCTTGCCGTAGCCGGTGCAGAGAAAATTCTGGATCAACAAGTTGACGCAGAAGCTCACAATGCCATGCTAAATCAGCTGGCTGCTAAACTTTAA
- a CDS encoding helix-turn-helix transcriptional regulator, protein MISRNLQYEQFVRMKDLANRPDSKGLIGVSSQTLWRWIQQKKFPAPTKIGSNISIFRMSEIQAWMKAQG, encoded by the coding sequence ATGATTTCCAGAAACCTTCAATACGAACAGTTTGTTCGAATGAAAGACTTAGCCAATCGTCCCGATAGCAAAGGGCTGATTGGCGTTTCCTCCCAAACACTTTGGCGGTGGATTCAACAAAAAAAATTCCCTGCTCCCACAAAAATCGGTTCTAACATTTCTATATTCAGAATGTCTGAAATTCAGGCATGGATGAAGGCACAAGGCTAG
- a CDS encoding F0F1 ATP synthase subunit delta, with amino-acid sequence MAELLTLARPYAKAAFAYASEQGATDNWSNALQVLGATVQDDAFSDYLNRPELTPAEQVSLFAKILGDQQSAAVSNFLTLLAENGRLALLPEISTEYEQLKAQNNNVVDVVIESAFPLNAEQEQKIAQALEKRFNSAVRVTVEVNKALIAGVVIRAGDQVIDDSALSKLEKMRTRLLA; translated from the coding sequence ATGGCTGAACTCTTGACGTTAGCACGCCCATATGCCAAAGCAGCATTTGCTTATGCTTCTGAGCAAGGTGCAACAGACAACTGGTCAAATGCGTTACAAGTGCTTGGTGCTACGGTACAAGACGATGCATTTTCAGATTATTTGAATCGCCCTGAGTTAACGCCTGCTGAGCAAGTTAGCTTATTTGCTAAGATTTTGGGTGACCAACAATCTGCTGCTGTGTCTAACTTTTTGACACTGCTTGCAGAGAATGGTCGTTTAGCTTTATTACCCGAAATTTCAACCGAATACGAGCAGCTCAAAGCACAAAATAACAATGTTGTTGATGTTGTGATTGAATCAGCATTTCCACTTAATGCCGAACAAGAACAGAAAATTGCTCAAGCGCTTGAAAAGCGTTTTAACAGTGCTGTTCGAGTCACCGTTGAGGTGAATAAAGCATTAATCGCTGGTGTTGTTATTCGTGCAGGCGACCAAGTGATAGATGATTCTGCGCTTAGCAAGCTTGAGAAAATGCGGACACGTCTTCTTGCTTAA
- a CDS encoding YaaC family protein — MIEVEIKFGFPLFSKEASLVNLGNNQKLIISDIWAFWDYVIKKRTSDRKERIFLQSLLEQAKHFYITAESSPVKSQPLLYYYSFLNFAKILININGGFGFNKTYMHGASEKHNNRFIHSEIMKQKQKIQLVQVAHELISLFEPNIPNVDISINVKSLLSHCIGIHRPYAEIYKQKEIFFKIEKYRLYKHGKQLIFNAEIKCDLSEMHLLNAQQYNLSENEDGNIIWSEHIIMSTYTPSRKDYAALSNLLRNKGIWYLIGNDGYTMYISNSATDRYSQESIIYMTMFYLGSITRYHPYMFDEIFSDKEQWLMSEFLNTQPKQFLYLATARVLGQSVLKAYASF; from the coding sequence ATGATAGAAGTTGAAATTAAGTTTGGATTTCCTCTTTTCTCTAAAGAAGCCTCTTTAGTAAATTTAGGGAATAATCAAAAATTAATTATTTCTGATATTTGGGCATTTTGGGACTATGTTATCAAAAAAAGAACTTCCGATAGAAAAGAAAGGATTTTTTTGCAATCACTGTTAGAACAAGCAAAACATTTTTACATTACAGCTGAATCAAGTCCTGTTAAAAGTCAACCTCTTCTTTATTATTATTCCTTCTTAAATTTTGCTAAAATTCTTATAAATATAAATGGAGGTTTTGGTTTCAATAAAACATATATGCATGGAGCGAGTGAAAAACATAACAATCGATTTATACACTCGGAAATTATGAAACAAAAACAAAAAATCCAGCTTGTTCAAGTGGCTCATGAACTAATTTCTCTTTTTGAACCAAATATTCCTAATGTCGACATTTCTATTAATGTGAAATCATTATTAAGTCACTGTATTGGTATACATAGACCTTATGCTGAAATTTACAAGCAAAAAGAAATATTTTTTAAAATTGAAAAATACAGACTATATAAACATGGCAAGCAACTAATATTTAATGCTGAAATTAAGTGCGATTTGAGTGAAATGCATCTTTTAAATGCACAACAGTACAACTTATCAGAAAATGAAGATGGTAACATTATTTGGTCTGAGCATATCATAATGTCCACATATACCCCTTCAAGGAAAGATTATGCTGCCTTAAGTAATTTACTTAGAAATAAAGGGATTTGGTACTTGATAGGAAATGATGGATATACCATGTATATCTCAAATTCTGCTACAGATCGTTATAGCCAAGAATCTATTATCTATATGACGATGTTTTATCTAGGTTCTATAACTCGTTATCACCCTTATATGTTTGATGAAATATTTTCTGATAAAGAACAATGGCTAATGAGTGAGTTTTTAAATACTCAGCCAAAACAATTTCTCTATTTAGCAACTGCTAGAGTTCTCGGACAAAGTGTTCTGAAAGCCTATGCAAGTTTTTAA
- the atpE gene encoding F0F1 ATP synthase subunit C yields the protein MELGLGLVAIAAAILIAFGALGTAIGFGLLGGRFLEAVARQPELAPQLQTRMFLIAGLLDAVPMIGVGIGLFFIFANPFAG from the coding sequence TGGAACTAGGTCTTGGTCTTGTTGCGATCGCAGCTGCTATCTTAATCGCGTTTGGTGCTCTCGGTACTGCGATCGGTTTTGGTCTTTTGGGTGGTCGCTTCCTTGAAGCTGTTGCTCGTCAACCAGAATTGGCGCCACAACTTCAAACGCGTATGTTCTTAATCGCAGGTCTTTTAGATGCTGTACCTATGATCGGTGTTGGTATTGGCTTGTTCTTCATCTTCGCTAATCCGTTTGCAGGTTAA
- a CDS encoding F0F1 ATP synthase subunit epsilon: MSTLQCDIVSAQESLYSGTISMLIAKGAGGELGIMPGHAPLVTLLKPGAIRVLLENGSEELIYVSGGVLEVQPHVVTVLADTAVRAENLDEAAILEARKNAEHLLANQKSDMDSAAALAALAETAAQLETIRKIKNRAM, encoded by the coding sequence ATGTCAACTTTGCAATGTGATATCGTAAGTGCTCAAGAGTCTTTGTACTCTGGCACGATTTCGATGCTGATTGCCAAAGGTGCAGGCGGTGAGCTTGGTATCATGCCAGGACATGCTCCGCTCGTCACTTTGCTAAAACCAGGTGCAATTCGTGTGCTATTAGAAAATGGCTCAGAAGAATTAATTTATGTATCTGGTGGCGTGTTAGAAGTTCAACCGCATGTGGTGACAGTGCTTGCAGATACTGCAGTACGTGCTGAAAACCTGGATGAAGCAGCAATTTTAGAAGCGCGTAAAAACGCAGAACATTTGCTTGCCAATCAAAAAAGCGATATGGACTCAGCCGCTGCACTTGCAGCTTTGGCAGAAACCGCAGCTCAGCTCGAGACGATTCGTAAAATTAAAAATCGCGCAATGTAA